The DNA window CGGGGGATGGAGCTGCGCCGCTCGCTGAGCTTGCGCTCGATCCAGATGTTCGGGCCGGGACACGTGCTCGCGAGGGAGCTGCGCTTCGGTTACGGGCATGGGCCGGCGACGGGTCGCTTGCGACTGGAAGCCGTCCGGGAGTGCGGGGGAGATGGGACGTGCAAACCGCCGACGCGCTTCACCTGGCACACGGCTGGAGCGGCTGGCTACAGGCAGCAGCAGACGCCCGTGGAGGTGCCACTGTCGGAACGCGGGACGCTGATGACGATGGACGTCAGCGGCGATGGCCTCGACGACCTGGTGACGTCCGACATGGTGGTGGAGGCCGGCACGGAGCAGCCGATCACCCGCTGGTCGGTCACGCTCAACCGGAGCCAGGAGCTGACGCCGGCGTTCTTCGAGGCGGCCGTCACTGGGCAGGAGCAGCCGCATTTCATCGACGCGGAGCCGCCGTACCAGCCGGAGCTGGGGACGCCGCTCGACTACGACCACGATGGCCGGATGGACCTGTTCCTGCACGATGTGCACGGGCAGGCGCTGACGTGGGAGGTGCTGCTGTCGGATGGGGATGGGACGTTTACGCGGCGGGATACGGGGGTGCCGCGACCGTTCACGATGGGCATGACGCCGGCGGGACTGCGCAGCCCGGATGCGTCAACGCACCTGGTGGATGTCGACGGCGATGGGATGGTGGATCTGCTCCAGTGCTACAAGAGCGCGCACGAGCAGCTCTGGTACTTGCACCGCTGGACGGCGGCGGCAGGAGGCTTCGAGCCGCACGGGGATCGGGTGCATGCGCTGACGCCGTACCCGTGCCACGCCGAGCTGCATGCGATCGATGTCGATACGGATGGGCGGGTGGACCTGGTGATGCAGGAGCTGGTCCTCGTCGGCAGTCAGGTGCGGGCGGGGTCGCAGTACGTGGCGTTCGCGTACGAGCTGTCCGATGGATCGTGGACGCGTGCGCTGATGAACCTGCGGCTGACGCCACCGGGTGACCGGGTGTTCTTTCTCGACGTCAACGGGGATGGGCTGCCCGATGCGGTGCAGAGCAACCGGGACGATGAGCAGCTGTACACGTCGATGAACACGGGCGCCGGTTTCGCGGAGCCAGTCCCGAGCCTGGCGACGCCGATGCTCGGGGCTGCGAGGTTCGTTCGCTTCGCGTCGGTGCTCGATCACAACGCCGATGGGCGGCAAGACCTGCTGCTGGCCATGAGCGACGGGGGCTCGGAATCGCTGCCCGCGTGGAAGGTGCTTCAAGCGACGGGGGAGATCGGGCCGGGGACATTCGAGATCGTCCATCCCGGGCTGCCGATGGGCGTGGTGCTCCAGCAGGATGAGCTGCCCACGCCCGACCATCCGCTCACGCCGCGCGTCACCGATGTGAATGGGGATGGGGCGCAGGATCTGCTCTATGCGTTCAACAACCAGGTCCATGTCTTCGAGAACGTCCTCGGCCAGGAGGACCTGCTCGCGGCCGTGACGGACGGCATGAACGCGCACGATCCGGAGGACGCCGAGTACCTGCCCAACGTGCAGATCCGGTACGACCACCTGATCGATCGTGCGCGGACGACGGCGGGCTTCGAGGACACGACGGGAATCCCGTCACCCGAGCAGCGGACTTACCGAACCCTGGAGCACAGCGATGAGGACCAGTGCCGCTATCCGGTGCGGTGCGTGGTCGGGCATCGGCGGGTGGTGAGCGGCTATGTGCTCAACAATGGCGCGGATCGGCCGCGCACATTCCAGGTGGCCTACCGCAACGGCCGTCATCACCGCCTGGGCCGAGGATTTCTGGGGTTTGGGACGCGGATCGTGCGTGACCTCGACACCGGCGCGGGCACGGCGGAGTTCTACGACAACGTCACGTTTGATGGCGCCTTCCAGGCCTTTCCCTTCCGAGGACAGGTGCAGCGCTCGTGGCGCTGGAGCCCGAGCTTGCCGCTGGATGCGCACAGCGCGGAGCCGGTGTCCGTCGAGCTGCTGACGACGCGGAGCTACCCGGTGGTGATTCCCACGCAGGCGGGGACGTACTTCACGCTCTCGCTCCTGGAGGGGAAGAGCCGTCATCAGGGCACGTTCTTGCCAGGAGGTGGGAAGGGGCTCGAAGAGAGCGTGAGGGATCTGGAGGGCGATCTCTCGACACGGATGAGCGACACGCTGCGTACCGTCAGCGACTTCGACCTCTACGGGAACATCCTCGCCGAGCAGACGCAGACCGACGGCGTCGACCTCGAGCTCACGGTCACACGCAGCTTCGACAACGACCCGCTCTCCTGGCGCCTTGGAGAGCTGACGCGAGAGACGACGTGCAGCAAGGCGGCCGGCGAGACGCAGTGCCGGGTGATGCACCGGAGTTACGACGGGCGCGGGCATGTCCGCATGGAGCGCGTTGGAGGAGAGCCCTTCGACCCCGAGATGCAGCTCGATGTCTGGTTCTCCCGGGATGCGCTGGGCAACATCCACAACACCCGCTCGCGCGACGGGACCGGGCAGGTGCGCGCGAGCTGCATCAGCTACGACGCGCTGGGCTTGATGCCTCATGCGCATCGCAATCTGGAGGGCCACCAGAGCTACACACGCTACGACCCGGCGCTGGGCGTGCTGCAGGCGTCGGTGGATCCCAATGGCCTGGTGAGTCGCTGGGCCTACGATGGCTTCGGGCGGGTGACGCTGGAGAGCCTCCCGGGGCGCATGCCCACCGCCATCCGGCGCACGTGGACGAAGGACGGTGGAGCGGCTGGCAACGCCTGGAATTTGAAGATCCGCACGTCCTCGGCGGGGGGCCAGGACGAGACCGTGCAGTTCGATGGTCTCGGGCGGGAGGTGCGCTGGTGGTGGCAAGCGCTCGACGTGGGGGAAGAGCAAGCGCCGCGGATGATGCAGGAGGTCGGCTTCGATGCGCGGGGCGAGCACCTCGCCTGGCGTTCGCTGCCGATCGCGGCTCCTGCGCCACCAGGCTCGATGCAGGTGCGAGAGACGTGGCAGTACGACGGGATGGGGCGGGTGCTCCGGCACGTCACGCCGTGGGGGGCGGCGACGACGCACGAGTACATCGGGCGGGACGAGGTCATCACGGCGCCCGGGCAAGCGGTTACCCGCATCGCCAGCGACGCTCTCGGCAGGCCCACGGCGGTGGGCGATCCTGAAGGTGGAGTCACCCGCTACACCTACGGTCCCTTCGGCGGTCTGCGGACGGTGACCACGCCTGCTGGCGCTACCACGCTGACCGAGCGCGATGCGTTTGGCCGGGTGCGACGGCAGGTGAGCCCGGACCGGGGGGTCTCTACTGCGCACTACGATGGCTACGGGCAGAAGGTCTCATCGCTCGACGCGGCAGGCCGTGAAGTCACGACCAGCTACGACACGCTGGGTCGGATAACCAGGCAGGTCGACGAGGACGGCGTCACCGAGTTCCGGTGGGACGATGCTCCGCATGGCGTCGGGCAGCTCGCGCTGGTGGTCAGTCCGGATGGCCATCGGCTGCGCTACGGGTTCGACCACCTCGGGCGACCAGCGACGACGACGCTGGAACTCGGCGGGGAGAGCTTCACCAGCCGGCTGTCCTACGATCTGAGCGGGCGGCTCAAGCGGATCGAGCACCCGAGCGCGCCAGGGATCGGCAGCTTCGCTGTCGAGCGGGAGTACGATCCCTACGGGCGGCTGCGGGCGCTGAAGGACGCGGGGTCCGGCGCGGAGTTCTGGCGGGCGACGGCCATCGATGCGGGGAACCGGATCACGGGGGAGCGCTTCGGTGGAGGGACCGCCTCCACGCTCCGCACGTTCGATGCGGCACGAGAGCGGGTGAGCCGCATCGCGACGCAGGCGGCGGGCGTGCCTGTCCAGGAGTTCGCCTACCTCTGGAACGATCGCCGCAAGCTCGTCGAACGCTCCGATGGCATCCACGCCAACGTCGAGCGCTTCCGGTACGACCTGCTGGACCGACTCACCTGTGCGCAGTTCGGGCTGATCAACGCCGCCCTCTGCCCGCGACCGTTCATCTACGGACCCGATGGCAACCTGCTCCAGAAGCCCGGCGTTGGCGCCTACGAGTACGACCCCGCGCAGCCCCATGCCGTCGTCCGAGCTGGTAGCGCGTTCTACGGCTACGACGCCGTGGGCAACCAGACCTCGCGACCAGGCGCGACGATCGCCTACACCGCGTTCGACCTACCGAAACAGATCTCCCTCACCAGCGGCGACACCGTCGACATTGAGTACGACGGCCTCCAGCAGCGGGTGCGCAAGACCACCGCGACCCAGGAGATCGTCTCCTTCGGCGAGCTGTACGAGCGCGTGACCGATGTCGTCACGGGGAACGTCGAACACCGCTACCACGTCCACAACGACGAGCGGGTCGTCTCGCTGGTGCGGCGCTCGACAGCACAGGGCACGCGCACGCTGCACGTCCATGCCGACCACCTCGGGTCGATTGACGTGCTCACCGACGGTGTGACCGGGAGCGTCGCCGAGCAGCGCAGCTACGACGCCTTCGGCGCGCCACGCCACCCCGACTGGGGTTCGGGGCAGACGGCGTCACCCCACGAGCTGTCCTCGCTGGGCTTCACCGGGCACGAGGCCGACCTCGACCTTGGCCTCGTGAACATGAAGGGCCGTATCTACGACCCGAAGCTCGGCCGGTTCCTCACGCCGGATCCGCTCGTGCCGCGACCTCTCTTCGGGCAGAGCTGGAACAGCTACTCCTATGTGCTCAACAGCCCGCTGTCGCTGGTCGATCCCAGTGGGTTTCAGGAGCAGCCACCTGCGACAGAGGACGGATGCTCGCAGGGCTGCACCATCTGGGTGTTCGGTCCTCCGCGCGAACCCAAGCCGCCTGCGCCACCCAAGGTCGTCGAGGGCAACCTGGAGGAGGCCGCGGGCGCTGGTTCGACGCAGGCGCCGATCGACGTCGGGACCTCAGGCGTGCGCGGTGGGTGGAGTCCACAGCTCCCAGCCACGCTGCAGGCCCTGGGCCGTGGCGACGCCATCGCCAGGCGCATCATGGATGGCGTTCGCATCGGGATGGCCAGGATGCTGCTGGAGTCTGCCAAGCTCGGGGTGCTAGGTGGCACCAGCCGTGTTTACGTCGCGTACACCACGATCACCGCTGCCTGGAATGGTTACAAGGAGAGTGGGCTGCCCGGTGCTCTCGATGCCGTCAATCCCGCCAGCCAGATGGTGGAAGCCGGCGTGGAGGCCTACGACGCCGCCGCCGCAGAGGACTGGGAATCCGCGGGGGCCAGCTTGTTCAAGGCGGGCTCGATCGGGATGTCCATCCTCGCCACCGCTGTCGGGGTGGGGGGCGCCATCTCCGCGACCATCGGATCGACGGCACGCACCGTGGGAAGGGCGTCTGTCGGACCTACAAGGGGCGGTGGGCCGGGAGCCCGCCCGAGTCAGCCCTTTTCGAAGGCCGGGAAGGACGAAGTATGGAAACAGAACGCGACGAAGCACAGCGGCGTCAACAAGTGCGAAAACTGCGGCAGCGACGTCATCAAACCTCAGCAGCATACAAAGGGGGTCACTCCCCCAACCAACGAGGGACATGTCGACCACGTCACCGCGCGTGTGAAGGGTGGTTCAGGAACGCCTGATAATGGCCAAGTGCTTTGTCGCGGCTGCAATCTGGAGAAGGGAGCCCAGTGATTTCTGCTTTCAACGAGAATCCCCGCCTCGGAGTCTTGACCACTGCTCCAGTTTTGGCTGGAGCGCCCATCATGATGGTCTCTCACGACGCCGATGATGGGGGGTGGCAATTCCTGTGTGGCACAACAACTGACCCTGCAGACGGGCGTATCGTTCACTTGCAAGAGATTGTGGACATGGACCCGTCTCTCACTGTGCTGGCGGACCTTCCGAGCGGATGGGTTGCCTTTCGCACCAGCGTCGATGGTGAGTGGACGAGGGAACGCTGTTGAAATTTTGCCTCGAAAAATAACCAGGACTGTCAGCGACCGTTCACCTACGGACCCGATGGCAACCTGCTCCAGAAGCCCGGCGTCGGCGCCTACGAGTACGACCCCGCGCAACCCCACGTCGTCGTCCGAGCTGGCAGTGCTTT is part of the Chondromyces crocatus genome and encodes:
- a CDS encoding FG-GAP-like repeat-containing protein translates to MPTQASRPQHALPSVSGCSFPSQRRRPLPPALLLLIAVLLVGACSDAGSPLVWSSASQTLWDASPIPPIPPLLCLGPDEGPSPFPPDLAQGTTSAAGTLPGSFSVTSTGEATYTIPVPTLPGRAGIEPSLAITYDSAQGEGLLGIGFHLQGLSSVERCPRNVAQDGHIAPVRDAEDDALCLDGQRLVPVDPQPGRVAREYRTFPDSFTRVEADFAESEGWPAERGPKRLRAHSKAGLIYEYGGESSGRVLAREEVVRSWLLTRLSDRDGNTMEVVYRNDLHAKGYTVEHAPQQITYTGHPSVPASRTVEFAYGPLESADVRVLYARGMELRRSLSLRSIQMFGPGHVLARELRFGYGHGPATGRLRLEAVRECGGDGTCKPPTRFTWHTAGAAGYRQQQTPVEVPLSERGTLMTMDVSGDGLDDLVTSDMVVEAGTEQPITRWSVTLNRSQELTPAFFEAAVTGQEQPHFIDAEPPYQPELGTPLDYDHDGRMDLFLHDVHGQALTWEVLLSDGDGTFTRRDTGVPRPFTMGMTPAGLRSPDASTHLVDVDGDGMVDLLQCYKSAHEQLWYLHRWTAAAGGFEPHGDRVHALTPYPCHAELHAIDVDTDGRVDLVMQELVLVGSQVRAGSQYVAFAYELSDGSWTRALMNLRLTPPGDRVFFLDVNGDGLPDAVQSNRDDEQLYTSMNTGAGFAEPVPSLATPMLGAARFVRFASVLDHNADGRQDLLLAMSDGGSESLPAWKVLQATGEIGPGTFEIVHPGLPMGVVLQQDELPTPDHPLTPRVTDVNGDGAQDLLYAFNNQVHVFENVLGQEDLLAAVTDGMNAHDPEDAEYLPNVQIRYDHLIDRARTTAGFEDTTGIPSPEQRTYRTLEHSDEDQCRYPVRCVVGHRRVVSGYVLNNGADRPRTFQVAYRNGRHHRLGRGFLGFGTRIVRDLDTGAGTAEFYDNVTFDGAFQAFPFRGQVQRSWRWSPSLPLDAHSAEPVSVELLTTRSYPVVIPTQAGTYFTLSLLEGKSRHQGTFLPGGGKGLEESVRDLEGDLSTRMSDTLRTVSDFDLYGNILAEQTQTDGVDLELTVTRSFDNDPLSWRLGELTRETTCSKAAGETQCRVMHRSYDGRGHVRMERVGGEPFDPEMQLDVWFSRDALGNIHNTRSRDGTGQVRASCISYDALGLMPHAHRNLEGHQSYTRYDPALGVLQASVDPNGLVSRWAYDGFGRVTLESLPGRMPTAIRRTWTKDGGAAGNAWNLKIRTSSAGGQDETVQFDGLGREVRWWWQALDVGEEQAPRMMQEVGFDARGEHLAWRSLPIAAPAPPGSMQVRETWQYDGMGRVLRHVTPWGAATTHEYIGRDEVITAPGQAVTRIASDALGRPTAVGDPEGGVTRYTYGPFGGLRTVTTPAGATTLTERDAFGRVRRQVSPDRGVSTAHYDGYGQKVSSLDAAGREVTTSYDTLGRITRQVDEDGVTEFRWDDAPHGVGQLALVVSPDGHRLRYGFDHLGRPATTTLELGGESFTSRLSYDLSGRLKRIEHPSAPGIGSFAVEREYDPYGRLRALKDAGSGAEFWRATAIDAGNRITGERFGGGTASTLRTFDAARERVSRIATQAAGVPVQEFAYLWNDRRKLVERSDGIHANVERFRYDLLDRLTCAQFGLINAALCPRPFIYGPDGNLLQKPGVGAYEYDPAQPHAVVRAGSAFYGYDAVGNQTSRPGATIAYTAFDLPKQISLTSGDTVDIEYDGLQQRVRKTTATQEIVSFGELYERVTDVVTGNVEHRYHVHNDERVVSLVRRSTAQGTRTLHVHADHLGSIDVLTDGVTGSVAEQRSYDAFGAPRHPDWGSGQTASPHELSSLGFTGHEADLDLGLVNMKGRIYDPKLGRFLTPDPLVPRPLFGQSWNSYSYVLNSPLSLVDPSGFQEQPPATEDGCSQGCTIWVFGPPREPKPPAPPKVVEGNLEEAAGAGSTQAPIDVGTSGVRGGWSPQLPATLQALGRGDAIARRIMDGVRIGMARMLLESAKLGVLGGTSRVYVAYTTITAAWNGYKESGLPGALDAVNPASQMVEAGVEAYDAAAAEDWESAGASLFKAGSIGMSILATAVGVGGAISATIGSTARTVGRASVGPTRGGGPGARPSQPFSKAGKDEVWKQNATKHSGVNKCENCGSDVIKPQQHTKGVTPPTNEGHVDHVTARVKGGSGTPDNGQVLCRGCNLEKGAQ